The following coding sequences lie in one Lolium perenne isolate Kyuss_39 chromosome 2, Kyuss_2.0, whole genome shotgun sequence genomic window:
- the LOC127310205 gene encoding polyubiquitin 11-like: MRFRPDTCLAKVVPASRHFVEQVAGALARNERPTGGVARQWRRSRFLFLVLSSVETADVLLLFCQEFRYGRLCQGLKAKIEEKELIPPDEQKLVFGNEVLEDGCTTLADLTIQHESTLHLVLRLLSPGMHISVKTLIGTHINLEVLSSYTISHLRVMIQNWMGYHRDDQRIVFDGKQLETGHSLSDCNIQNGSTIHVVCPFGQPRTMCIRTLRDDTISLKFASLDITI; the protein is encoded by the exons ATGCGGTTCCGGCCCGACACTTGCCTCGCCAAGGTTGTCCCTGCCAGTCGCCATTTCGTCGAGCAGGTGGCGGGCGCACTGGCGCGGAACGAGCGCCCCACTGGTGGCGTCGCAAGACAGTGGCGGCGGAGCAG GTTTCTGTTCTTGGTCCTATCATCTGTTGAAACTGCTGATGTCCTGCTGCTTTTCT GTCAAGAGTTCAGATACGGTCGACTGTGTCAAGGACTCAAGGCTAAGATTGAGGAGAAGGAACTCATACCTCCAGATGAACAGAAACTCGTCTTTGGCAACGAGGTGCTCGAGGATGGCTGCACTACCCTGGCAGACCTTACCATTCAGCATGAGTCCACCCTACACCTTGTTCTCCGCCTGCTGTCACCAGGGATGCATATCTCTGTCAAGACTCTGATTGGCACTCACATCAATCTCGAGGTTCTGAGCTCATATACCATCTCTCATCTCAGGGTGATGATCCAGAACTGGATGGGCTATCATCGGGACGACCAGAGAATCGTCTTTGACGGAAAGCAGCTAGAGACTGGACACAGCCTGTCCGACTGCAAcattcaaaatgggtctaccattcaTGTTGTGTGCCCCTTTGGACAGCCAAGGACAATGTGTATCCGAACACTGCGGGATGACACAATCAGTCTTAAGTTTGCAAGCTTAGATATCACCATTTAG